CTAATTGAGAGACGTCGTTGTCTCCACCGGGCCACTGTCATATCGTTCTAGCGGATCAATACGTAGCCTGCCTACAACCTGCACTCACGAAGCTCAAAGAGGGCGTGGCTCGAACACCACCGGCCGAGAGATACTCtgtctctccctctctctcctTCTCCAGTTCACCTCTGTCCCTTTCGTACTTTCTGTCTCTCCTCCAGCTTCTCTCCCCTTTTTGCAACCTCTCACCCTAGCTACGTCGGCTAGCAAAGGCGATTTTGTCTTCCACCCCTTACAGGGAAGCCACGGCGAGCAAGCGCCGAAATTCGCAGTCACCTTCCTATTCGTCGGCTTGTTCGTTGCTCGTTCGGGAACTGTTTTACGTGTCTTTGATTGACACATCCCAGAGACAAAGCGATAAGGTAGTAGAATAAAATGATCTCAAGGGTTATCATAGAATGGGACAAGCAAGGTGCTATGTGTTCATCGATGACCGCAACCATGGTTATTACTCTTGGCAATCTTGCTCGAAGTTACAGCACGGGGTTATCGCGGATTGGTAGGGTGCTCCCTTTCTCTATCCCTCTGTTTGCCTCTATCGTCGAAGGGTGCGTGCACCCGTTGTCTTTGGTCGGTGTTGGTGCAAGGTTGAACCGCGTGGGGGCGTGTCGCCTCGATGGCGCCGGCTGCTAATGGCTGCGCGGCCCGCCAGACTTTAATTTCCTGCCGCTTCCGCGGACCCTTTGCCTTTACCTTTCCACGTCTGAATCCGCTTCGGTCCCTTTCTCAGCCTCCAGCCTTTCGGTAGCCACCGACCTAGTGTGTTCGTCTTTCGTCCCTACAGTGATTTGCATGAGAGCCGCTTGAATCCCATCAGACTTTGAGAAAATCTCCACGATTCTTCCAAAATGTCGTGTGTAATATCGTTTATTCGAGCATCTGCTCATAAACTTCATTCTTTTCTAGGGCACGACAGTGTAATCAGTTCTAATTTTGATGCTTAGGACCTATCGTTGATCTTTTCTAGGATAGGACCGGTAATTTTGTGTCATTATACATCCTCGAGGGAAGATCCGGTTTTGATGGTCGCTAGGACGAGAATAGGCACAGTTTCCTTTTTTGGATCAATTTAAGCACGATTATGGACGGCGTCTGACTGGATTTCGATATTCCGAGCTGCATCACCTTGAGAAAGCGTCTCAATCGCTCGGCCTATTTCGCCAATCGATATACGCGATCGCCTAATTTGCGAAGCCCATCGAAACGTTATTATCGACTTGTGTAATCGTATAGAAAGACTGGGCCGTAATTCTCAGGTAACACCTGCTCGGGAACGTATTTCGACCACAATAAAATCTTGGCTAGGACACAACGCGAACCGCCAACCGATCGAACTAACGAAAAATTCGATCGAGTGAAATTGTAATCCGatcgttccttttttcttgTTTCAGGATCACCCAGGCTTACGGGGTACACCGTTGGCGATGCTTGCCGCTCAATGCAACAAGCTGAGTAGTAAAAGTCCCCCGCCGCTGGCTGACGCGGCGGTGGGCAAAGGTTTCCACCCGTGGAAAAAGAGCCCACAGAGCAGCGGTAGCTCACCTCAACATTCTGCTGGAAGCGGcggaggaggtggaggaggaggcggaggaggaggtggatGTACGACGACAGGAGTCAGTCAAAGACCAACCGCGACTAGCAGTGCCGGCAGCACGACCGGTGGTTACGCAAGAGCGCCGGTCACTTCTTGCGCGTCAACCGCGCCCCAGTACGGTGGTGATCTGTACTTCCCTGGAACAGCTAGTGCCCAACCGGCCGGGGATCCGCATCATCATCAGAGCAGCCTCCTTGGAAAGGTCGAGGGTGCAACCTTGGGCTCGGTGTACGGTCGGCATCCGTACGAATCGTGGCCATTCAACGCGATGCCTGGTGCGACACACGGCGGAATCAAAGCGAGCGACGGTTGGTGGGACGTGCATGGAGCCGCGACTGCCGGCGGTTGGCTGGATGTCGGTAGCACGGTTGGCGTCGGTGTTCATGCAGCCCAAATGGCCAACTACTCGGCCGATTACTCGACCAGCCTAGCACTCGCGGGTAATCATCTGTTGACCACTGCGACCACCGCCGGTCATAATCTTCTTCAAGACACGTACAAATCGATGTTGCCGGGTGGCCCGCCGGGTTTCGGGCTTCACCATCACGCGGCCGCGTCGGCGAGTTCGGGCGCCGGTGGTGGCAGCCCTCAGGGAAGCGGCGGTGGCGTCGGCGTCGGGGCCGGCGGCGTCGGTCAGGCCCCTTCGCCGCGTTCGCAGAGACGCTACACCGGCCGTGCCACCTGCGACTGTCCGAATTGTCAAGAAGCTGAGAGGCTCGGTCCGGCCGGCGTACATCTCAGGAAGAAGAACATCCACAGCTGTCACATACCCGGATGCGGTAAGGTCTACGGGAAAACGTCGCATCTGAAGGCCCACTTACGGTGGCACACTGGTGAGCGACCGTTTGTTTGCAACTGGCTTTTCTGTGGCAAGCGGTTCACACGTTCGGATGAGTTGCAGCGGCACCTTCGAACCCACACCGGCGAAAAGAGATTCGCCTGCCCGGTCTGCAACAAGCGGTTCATGCGCAGCGACCATCTCGCGAAGCACGTCAAGACccacagcagcagcagcagcagcagcggCAGCAAGGGCAAGGGGGGAGCGGGGAGCTCGTCAGCCGAGTCCTGCTCCGACAGCGAGGACAACGGGAGTCAGCAGAGTCCCACTTCCAGCTCGGTGCCGCCGCAGCCGcagccgccgccgccgccgcagcagcagcagcagcagccaCCTCAACAGCCGGCGCAACCGGGTCAGGcccagcagcagcaacagcaacagcaggcGCTGGtagcggcggcggcggcggcggcagcggcagcggcggtggcggcGGGCCAGGACACCAACAACACCACATCCCagaccaccaccaccaccagtCTCGGCCATCAGCCGACAACACCCATGACCCCAATGCAGATGACCCCGCCGCCTCTGACACCACACCATCCCCACCACCCCCATCTCCCTCCTCTAATGCACCATCCGCATCATCACGCAACATCCGTcccggcggcggcggcggcccACCATCATCCGCACGCGGGGATGAGCATGCACTGAGCCCGGTGGGGCCCGGAGCCGGTGCCTGCAGTTCCTCTGCCGCAACGGCCCTGGGCTCCCCCTTATCCTACCCCCTCAACCTGAACCTCGTGCAAAATCACGCAACCATTGGTCACCATCATGCCACATCCAATCCTGTAAACACCACGTCCCATCATCAGCATCAAAATCACCATCACCACCATCATCACCATCACCAACACCATCACCATCAGCAGCAACAGCACTCGCGTCAGACCAATTCCTACTCCGTGCAACAAAATCCTGGCACGCCGGGGACCGCGCAGACTCCCTCACCCTCGTCCCCTGCGCCTGTACATAGTCTCTAGGTTAACACTTCTTTTGCCACTTTTAGCGTCGTACCTATTTTTCCTCCTGATTCCCGTCGGCGGTACCGATGAAGTCATCACTTTCTCGATCATTTCGATTGAATCTCAGTATATTCGTCGTTGACCGTCGACTCTTTCCTCTATCACTCCCATCTCTTTATCGGCAGTTCGAGCCTTTCGTGGCACTCACTTACTACCCCATACAAACTGACTTTGTTACTTGTAAATACTATAAATAGCGCGCGTGAGAAagatatattatattattatatattatgcGGTGTAATGTTAAGCGGTGtaaaaattctatataaatgcACTGTCGCGCTGTACCATACACTGACACTTACGTAGAAACATACACATATACGTAAACACTCAACACAGCCAACAAATGCATGAGAAAGGAGATGTCCACGATACCGTGTCGTTCTCGCGTTCGTATTCTTGCTTCCCACTATTCTCGAGGGATGCAACGGAGAATCGGGCAGCATGTACGATCTTCGATTCAGGGAAGATACATCTCTCCGATCAGGTTCCAAACGTTGTTGGTCGTGCAACAAATCCGTCGGACGAAGCAAACGCAACAACGAATTTTCATTGTCGCGTTTCAATTATTTCCCTTGGTGTGTAATTGCGTTTGGAACTTGAATCTCGGACAAGATGATTCCGTGTCGATCGATGACGACTCTCTTCGATCTTTACATCACAATATTAtggattaattattattattattattattattattattattaattaattaattattattaataattattattgatgtattattataaagattattataaattcattttaaaagagataaaaagaaaataaacgaTGCTTTTTGTGAGTAACAGAATGTGCTTGGATGATTCTCTCTTCTCGTGAACGTGTTCTCCACTAAATATCTATCGTCTCATCTCTCCTAGCTCTCTGCCCTTGCTCCTGCTGCTGCTAATCCGGAGGTCCACGTGCATCATCCCTGGAAGCCGTTTCAGCTCCAGACTTTGCTCTTACTCTTACGTCCTGACAACACCGAAAGGATCTTCGCCCAACACAAATCAACCATGTTTGGCGCAAAAGTAAGTTGTCTTTCAGGCGTATCCACTCCTCATCCTCACACAATTCactgtttctttaaatttcAAGATCACTTATCTCTAATATTCACACACACTTCTAATTCCTTGTGCAGTTGTACACCACAACAGGTAACAGGCGCGATTTGTGTTAACGTCACCTTTTTTTCTTGCTATGTCGGTTCGTGAACGAAATCATGTACAAGGTTCTCAACCATCTTCTTAGCTCGATTAACTCGAAATGCGTTTTTTTTATTCCCTCGACGATACACTCCTGTTGGCCTATTTCTGTCGGTGTATCCGAGCACTCGACGTTATTACCGAGGATGACTCGGCTTATTCGGACACCTTGGGCCTCAGACTTCCTTCGCTAATGCCTAAATAATGACGTATACGCGCGACACGCAGCTTTATAAGCTCcgataaatttaattacctttgGTTCCACAACGTCCGCGTAATTTCCTTTTAATCGCGTGTCGTTAAAGAAGGATGCATGTCCGGTGAATCGAACAATTCCGTCTGCTCTTCTTCCATTCGAAGCTCGACAATTACGCCGAGAACGGTCGacgtgaagaagaaaattgagCGATCTGACAACGACAGTCCGTAACCAAGCCATAAACGATCTCTACTCGCGAGCAGTACGTTCTCCAAATCGGATCAATATGGCAGAGATTACGAAATAAGATCGTTATGCAAAGCAGCCGGCGGAGGGTCTGAAGCATCGCGACGCAACGATCCGTGGGGGGTGCGGTTAATGTCGAGCACCGTACAAGCCCAGGGGATGGCTTTTTCGGTGATTTAACCAACGAGGGTGAACGTTTGTTATTCAATTTGCGATCCCCTTGGTACCAGCCACTGCTTTCTCCctctctacccacagatcatCAGGCCTTTACGATCGTCATCGTACGCTTCCAACTTGGACAGCTATTTCTACTCCTTCGTTCAGATCCGATTGCCATTTATTTGTCATCCTTTTTCTGTCTTTCATGCTTTTATCTGTTTCTTTCATATCCAAGCACGTTGTTTATCCGTGCCACTACATTAGGCATTCCTTTGCTACGTTAACACAGCTTACAGGCATCATCAATTTCCAAGCTGTGCAAAGTATCTTGCAGGCTTCGAGAGTATCGGAAAGAGGTAGGTTACggattttatttcaattctttCAATTTACAATAGTAACGATGGTCCTCTTCTCGGCAATATTTCATCGATGCACTCTTCAACagtaaatttcttttttctgtcATAGGAAACATCGAACGGCTCGCTGCACAGTGGCCACGTATCTGCTTCATATGCtgaaacaaatattaaatagaCTAATAAAATAGATGAAAATACTAATAAAAAGAGTGTATTTTATAATGATCCAAAAATATCCATTATCTTTTTTCCCATTTTTAACCGAAAAACCCGTCCTTTAGACACGCGTTATCGGAGGAGCGCAGAAGAGGTATGTAGAAGAGAGAACGAAGTACTTTGGAACACTTTGAAACCCCACACCATTCCCATCGACGGCGACAACTAACACAAAATCTGGACAAAAGCTCAAAAGCCGCGCGGTAAGTATCTTTGTCGGCCCTTGGAGGCCCGTTAACAAACCTCATGAAACTAACGACTCGACCTGCTTCGAAACCGCCATGGTGTCGGATTTACAAAAGCTAACCCGGctttctcttcctttcctcttccttttgTAAGCGAAGCAGGAAAGCAACGTATTCCCTAAGgtgttataattaaatatacccAACAGCAATATCAAAATTAGTCTATTTTATTgggaaaatgtaaaataaaatgtattttgtGTCGATGCGTCTTGAAATTCAATTAGCAGTTCCTCGTGACAACTCGATGTCGACCCTACCGTGCGAGTATTCGTGAATTTGCGGCGCGACGGAAATCCTGACTGGTAATCTCAATGGCACATAACGAGCTGAGAGATTAGGTACCCCTATGATCGCGATTCTGGATTCGTCGATGTACTCGATATAACGGAGACTAGAGAAACCGAGGGCATGTGGTTAACGACGTTTTAGTGAGGGCACGGGATGAGACACATGCATAAACCGCTGCTGTTACAAGATTCGAGCGGAACACACACGGCCGCACACGAATCAGAGAAGCACACACGTGCTAGTACCGAAAGGCACACGAGTCTTGTTACCAAAGCACCGCAACATGGAGAAGGGCCTCTTCTTGTTCTCGAACATGACAGACGAACAGATTAGAACGCAGTTCTAACTTTGAGTTCTCGAGTGGACTACCCTTGAAAAGTTAGCCGGCTGTTGCGTAAATTATCGGCAAATTAGGCGCGCTTCAGAGTGGGTGTTTAGGATCGTTAcagtaatttttaaacgtttcttCCTTGAATTAGCCACACTTTTGTAAGTttccttctccttctttttcctACCACAAATACTTTGCTATCGACGTAGATATTCAGATCAAAGCGAGAGGTTTAAAATTGAACCTCGGTAAAGGGAGCACGCCAGTCAAAGATGAAATAAAGCAAGAATAGAACTTAAGCAATTTTAGCAGCCACATTGGTCAAACCTGTAACGCAAACCCGATAGCATTACTCGTCCGATTCGAGCTAATTACTCATCGTTAAAGGTCATTAAAGTATCTGGTTGGATCATACGACACTCGCGAAGGGAGCCAGTGACGCCGCAATATTCCTCGTCCCTGGTCAGTGAATCAACACGGTCCGACAATAACTTCGTTACGGGAGCTTACCCTAATTGAAACGGGTCGCCGAAACTAATTACCAGTCGTTGCCGATTCATGATCAAATTATTCGGCTCCG
The sequence above is drawn from the Osmia bicornis bicornis chromosome 14, iOsmBic2.1, whole genome shotgun sequence genome and encodes:
- the LOC114877055 gene encoding transcription factor Sp9 isoform X2: MLTDMTPAAAGQLYPQLQSIAKSPVHGHVDHPGLRGTPLAMLAAQCNKLSSKSPPPLADAAVGKGFHPWKKSPQSSGSSPQHSAGSGGGGGGGGGGGGGCTTTGVSQRPTATSSAGSTTGGYARAPVTSCASTAPQYGGDLYFPGTASAQPAGDPHHHQSSLLGKVEGATLGSVYGRHPYESWPFNAMPGATHGGIKASDGWWDVHGAATAGGWLDVGSTVGVGVHAAQMANYSADYSTSLALAGNHLLTTATTAGHNLLQDTYKSMLPGGPPGFGLHHHAAASASSGAGGGSPQGSGGGVGVGAGGVGQAPSPRSQRRYTGRATCDCPNCQEAERLGPAGVHLRKKNIHSCHIPGCGKVYGKTSHLKAHLRWHTAAPSNPHRRKEIRLPGLQQAVHAQRPSREARQDPQQQQQQQRQQGQGGSGELVSRVLLRQRGQRESAESHFQLGAAAAAAAAAAAAAAAAATSTAGATGSGPAAATATAGAGSGGGGGGSGSGGGGGPGHQQHHIPDHHHHQSRPSADNTHDPNADDPAASDTTPSPPPPSPSSNAPSASSRNIRPGGGGGPPSSARGDEHALSPVGPGAGACSSSAATALGSPLSYPLNLNLVQNHATIGHHHATSNPVNTTSHHQHQNHHHHHHHHHQHHHHQQQQHSRQTNSYSVQQNPGTPGTAQTPSPSSPAPVHSL
- the LOC114877055 gene encoding transcription factor Sp9 isoform X1, whose product is MNCAYQYSYSAHPQNVMTIPTTAAQQPHHPTDTEYLEDHPGLRGTPLAMLAAQCNKLSSKSPPPLADAAVGKGFHPWKKSPQSSGSSPQHSAGSGGGGGGGGGGGGGCTTTGVSQRPTATSSAGSTTGGYARAPVTSCASTAPQYGGDLYFPGTASAQPAGDPHHHQSSLLGKVEGATLGSVYGRHPYESWPFNAMPGATHGGIKASDGWWDVHGAATAGGWLDVGSTVGVGVHAAQMANYSADYSTSLALAGNHLLTTATTAGHNLLQDTYKSMLPGGPPGFGLHHHAAASASSGAGGGSPQGSGGGVGVGAGGVGQAPSPRSQRRYTGRATCDCPNCQEAERLGPAGVHLRKKNIHSCHIPGCGKVYGKTSHLKAHLRWHTAAPSNPHRRKEIRLPGLQQAVHAQRPSREARQDPQQQQQQQRQQGQGGSGELVSRVLLRQRGQRESAESHFQLGAAAAAAAAAAAAAAAAATSTAGATGSGPAAATATAGAGSGGGGGGSGSGGGGGPGHQQHHIPDHHHHQSRPSADNTHDPNADDPAASDTTPSPPPPSPSSNAPSASSRNIRPGGGGGPPSSARGDEHALSPVGPGAGACSSSAATALGSPLSYPLNLNLVQNHATIGHHHATSNPVNTTSHHQHQNHHHHHHHHHQHHHHQQQQHSRQTNSYSVQQNPGTPGTAQTPSPSSPAPVHSL
- the LOC114877055 gene encoding transcription factor Sp8 isoform X3, whose product is MLAAQCNKLSSKSPPPLADAAVGKGFHPWKKSPQSSGSSPQHSAGSGGGGGGGGGGGGGCTTTGVSQRPTATSSAGSTTGGYARAPVTSCASTAPQYGGDLYFPGTASAQPAGDPHHHQSSLLGKVEGATLGSVYGRHPYESWPFNAMPGATHGGIKASDGWWDVHGAATAGGWLDVGSTVGVGVHAAQMANYSADYSTSLALAGNHLLTTATTAGHNLLQDTYKSMLPGGPPGFGLHHHAAASASSGAGGGSPQGSGGGVGVGAGGVGQAPSPRSQRRYTGRATCDCPNCQEAERLGPAGVHLRKKNIHSCHIPGCGKVYGKTSHLKAHLRWHTAAPSNPHRRKEIRLPGLQQAVHAQRPSREARQDPQQQQQQQRQQGQGGSGELVSRVLLRQRGQRESAESHFQLGAAAAAAAAAAAAAAAAATSTAGATGSGPAAATATAGAGSGGGGGGSGSGGGGGPGHQQHHIPDHHHHQSRPSADNTHDPNADDPAASDTTPSPPPPSPSSNAPSASSRNIRPGGGGGPPSSARGDEHALSPVGPGAGACSSSAATALGSPLSYPLNLNLVQNHATIGHHHATSNPVNTTSHHQHQNHHHHHHHHHQHHHHQQQQHSRQTNSYSVQQNPGTPGTAQTPSPSSPAPVHSL